In Methylotenera sp. L2L1, the following proteins share a genomic window:
- the rpoC gene encoding DNA-directed RNA polymerase subunit beta', whose product MKALLDLFKQVTQEEEFDAIKIALASPEKIRSWSYGEVKKPETINYRTFKPERDGLFCAKIFGPIKDYECLCGKYKRLKHRGVICEKCGVEVTLSKVRRERMGHIDLASPVAHIWFLKSLPSRLGMVLDIALRDIERVLYFEAFIVVDPGMTPLTRGQLLTEDDYLAKVEEYGDEFNAVMGAEAVRELLRTMDIEREITTLRQDLGATGSEAKIKKIAKRLKVLEAFQKSGIKPEWMILEILPVLPPELRPLVPLDGGRFATSDLNDLYRRVINRNNRLKRLLELKAPEIIVRNEKRMLQEAVDSLLDNGRRGKVMTGANKRPLKSLADMIKGKGGRFRQNLLGKRVDYSGRSVIVVGPQLKLHQCGLPKKMALELFKPFIFHKLEVLGLATTIKAAKKKVEEEGPEVWDILEDVIREHPVLLNRAPTLHRLGIQAFEPILIEGKAIQLHPLVCAAFNADFDGDQMAVHVPLSLEAQMEARTLMLASNNVLSPANGEPIIVPSQDIVLGLYYMTREKVNARGTGMRFSDVKEVQRVFDQGLIDLHAKVTVRIKEYDVDLDGVKTEKTTRYETTVGRALLSDILPAGLPFSHIDKALKKKELSKLINASFRKVGIRETVIFADQLKNTGYSYATKAGISISINDMLVPAEKEQLIAAADAEVKEIEDQYVSGLVTQGERYNKVVDIWGRAGDKVADAMMKQLKEEDVLDADGNQLKDANGKVIRQESFNAIYMMADSGARGSAAQVRQLAGMRGLMAKPDGSIIETPIKANFRDGLNVLQYFISTHGARKGLADTALKTANSGYLTRRLVDVTQDLVVTEHDCGTSDGLVTKALVKGGEVIEPLHDRILGRTAALDVINPETQEVIYPAGTLLTEDEVEHIDALGIDEVKVRTALTCDTRYGICAKCYGRDLGRGKLISMGEAVGVIAAQSIGEPGTQLTMRTFHIGGAVSRAASVSQVESKSNGVLNFTSTMRYVTNVRNEQVVISRNGEVIIADENGRERERHKVPYGATLQITDGKTVKAGQAIATWDPHTRPIITEYAGFVKFENVEEGITVAKQIDDVTGLSSLVVIDPKQRAGQTKGLRPQVKLLDANGNEVKLAGGDQSVNVTFQIGCIITVKDGQEVGVGEVLARVPQESSKTRDITGGLPRVAELFEARSPKDAGMLAEVTGTVSFGKDTKGKQRLVITDLDGISNEYLIPKDKHVTAHDGQVVTKGETIVDGPADPQDILRLQGRESLARYIIDEVQDVYRLQGVKINDKHIEVIVRQMLRRVRVTDAGDTSFILGEQVERADLLAENEVVIAQDKRPALFEYVLLGITKASLSTDSFISAASFQETTRVLTEAAILGKRDDLRGLKENVIVGRLIPAGTGLAYHEARKRAAVAGGVPRNETPVIEAVAEAEEVVVNTTVEVSSEIDAE is encoded by the coding sequence ATGAAAGCTCTATTAGACTTATTTAAACAGGTAACGCAAGAAGAAGAGTTTGATGCAATTAAGATTGCGTTAGCTTCACCTGAAAAGATCCGTTCATGGTCATATGGCGAAGTGAAAAAGCCAGAAACCATTAACTACCGTACTTTCAAGCCTGAGCGTGATGGCTTGTTCTGCGCAAAAATCTTTGGCCCGATCAAAGATTACGAGTGCTTATGCGGTAAATACAAACGCTTAAAACATCGCGGTGTAATCTGCGAAAAATGTGGCGTTGAAGTGACATTATCAAAAGTGCGTCGTGAGCGTATGGGTCATATCGACCTAGCATCACCAGTAGCGCACATCTGGTTCTTGAAATCATTACCAAGCCGTTTAGGTATGGTATTGGATATCGCTTTGCGTGATATCGAGCGCGTATTGTACTTTGAAGCATTTATCGTGGTTGACCCAGGCATGACTCCGCTTACACGCGGTCAGTTATTGACTGAAGATGACTACTTGGCAAAAGTAGAAGAGTACGGTGATGAATTCAATGCGGTGATGGGTGCTGAAGCGGTGCGTGAACTGCTACGTACAATGGACATTGAGCGTGAAATCACAACGTTACGTCAAGATTTAGGCGCAACTGGTTCAGAAGCTAAAATCAAGAAAATCGCTAAACGCTTAAAAGTGTTAGAAGCGTTCCAAAAATCTGGCATTAAACCAGAGTGGATGATTCTTGAAATCTTGCCAGTATTGCCACCAGAACTACGTCCATTGGTACCATTGGATGGCGGCCGTTTCGCAACGTCTGACTTGAACGATCTATATCGTCGTGTAATTAACCGTAACAACCGTTTGAAACGCTTGTTAGAGTTGAAAGCACCGGAAATCATCGTACGTAACGAAAAGCGTATGTTGCAAGAAGCAGTGGACTCATTGTTAGACAACGGTCGTCGCGGTAAAGTGATGACAGGTGCTAACAAACGTCCATTGAAGTCACTAGCTGACATGATCAAGGGTAAAGGCGGTCGTTTCCGTCAAAACTTGCTTGGTAAGCGTGTGGACTACTCAGGCCGTTCTGTAATCGTGGTTGGTCCGCAATTGAAATTGCACCAATGCGGTCTACCGAAAAAAATGGCTTTAGAGTTATTCAAACCATTCATTTTCCATAAATTGGAAGTGTTAGGTTTAGCGACAACCATTAAAGCTGCGAAGAAAAAAGTAGAAGAAGAAGGACCAGAAGTATGGGATATCCTCGAGGACGTAATCCGCGAGCATCCAGTACTATTGAACCGTGCGCCTACATTGCACCGTTTAGGTATTCAAGCGTTTGAGCCTATCCTGATCGAAGGTAAAGCGATCCAATTGCACCCGTTAGTTTGTGCGGCATTCAACGCCGACTTTGACGGTGACCAAATGGCGGTTCACGTTCCATTGAGCTTAGAAGCACAAATGGAAGCACGTACCTTGATGTTGGCATCAAACAACGTATTGTCACCTGCAAACGGCGAGCCAATCATCGTGCCTTCACAAGATATCGTGTTGGGTCTGTACTACATGACACGTGAGAAAGTTAACGCACGCGGCACTGGCATGCGCTTCTCAGACGTGAAAGAAGTGCAACGTGTATTTGACCAAGGTTTAATTGACCTGCATGCTAAAGTGACTGTGCGTATCAAAGAATACGACGTTGATTTGGATGGTGTAAAAACCGAGAAAACCACACGTTACGAAACAACTGTAGGCCGTGCATTGCTATCAGACATCTTACCTGCTGGCTTGCCGTTCAGTCATATTGATAAAGCATTGAAGAAGAAAGAGCTTTCAAAACTAATCAATGCTTCGTTCCGTAAAGTTGGTATCCGTGAAACAGTTATCTTTGCTGACCAACTGAAAAATACTGGTTACTCATATGCAACTAAAGCGGGTATCTCTATCAGCATTAACGATATGTTGGTACCTGCAGAGAAAGAGCAGTTAATTGCCGCAGCGGATGCTGAAGTGAAAGAAATTGAAGACCAATACGTCTCTGGTTTAGTCACTCAAGGTGAGCGCTACAATAAGGTTGTGGATATTTGGGGTCGTGCTGGTGACAAAGTTGCTGATGCGATGATGAAACAGCTTAAAGAAGAAGACGTATTAGATGCTGATGGCAATCAGTTGAAAGATGCTAACGGTAAAGTAATCCGTCAAGAATCTTTCAATGCGATTTACATGATGGCCGACTCTGGCGCGCGTGGTTCTGCAGCGCAGGTACGTCAGTTAGCTGGTATGCGCGGTTTGATGGCGAAACCAGACGGTTCTATCATTGAAACGCCGATTAAAGCGAACTTCCGCGATGGTCTAAACGTGTTGCAATACTTTATTTCAACCCACGGTGCTCGTAAGGGTCTGGCCGATACGGCGTTGAAAACAGCGAACTCAGGTTACCTGACACGTCGTTTGGTGGATGTAACGCAAGACTTAGTAGTCACTGAGCACGATTGCGGTACTAGTGACGGTTTAGTGACTAAAGCCTTGGTTAAGGGTGGTGAAGTTATCGAGCCATTGCACGACCGTATCTTGGGTCGTACAGCAGCTTTAGATGTGATTAATCCAGAAACACAAGAAGTGATTTACCCGGCGGGTACATTGCTGACAGAAGATGAAGTAGAGCATATCGATGCTTTAGGTATCGATGAAGTTAAAGTGCGTACTGCACTTACTTGCGACACGCGCTACGGCATTTGTGCTAAATGTTATGGCCGTGACTTAGGTCGTGGCAAATTAATTAGCATGGGTGAGGCAGTGGGTGTAATCGCTGCGCAATCTATTGGTGAACCTGGTACACAGTTAACGATGCGTACGTTCCACATCGGTGGTGCGGTATCACGTGCGGCTTCAGTATCACAAGTTGAAAGTAAATCTAACGGTGTACTAAACTTCACATCAACCATGCGTTATGTAACTAACGTACGTAATGAGCAAGTGGTTATTTCACGTAATGGTGAAGTGATTATTGCTGATGAAAATGGTCGTGAGCGTGAGCGTCATAAAGTGCCATACGGTGCTACTTTACAAATTACCGATGGTAAAACTGTAAAAGCAGGCCAAGCAATTGCAACTTGGGATCCGCATACGCGTCCAATCATTACTGAGTACGCTGGTTTCGTTAAATTCGAAAACGTTGAGGAAGGTATCACGGTAGCTAAACAAATTGATGACGTGACTGGTTTGTCATCATTGGTGGTTATCGATCCTAAGCAGCGTGCTGGTCAAACTAAAGGTTTGCGTCCACAAGTTAAATTGTTAGATGCAAACGGCAATGAAGTGAAGCTTGCTGGCGGTGATCAGTCAGTAAACGTAACGTTCCAAATCGGTTGTATTATTACCGTGAAAGATGGTCAAGAAGTGGGTGTGGGTGAAGTATTGGCTCGTGTACCACAAGAATCATCTAAAACACGTGATATTACCGGTGGTCTACCGCGCGTTGCTGAGTTGTTCGAAGCACGCTCACCAAAAGACGCTGGTATGCTAGCTGAAGTAACTGGTACAGTTTCTTTCGGTAAAGATACTAAAGGTAAACAACGTTTAGTGATTACTGATTTGGACGGTATTTCAAATGAATACTTGATTCCAAAAGACAAGCATGTAACTGCACATGACGGTCAAGTAGTCACTAAAGGTGAGACAATTGTTGACGGCCCAGCTGATCCACAAGACATCTTGCGTTTACAAGGTCGCGAATCTTTAGCACGTTACATTATTGACGAAGTACAAGACGTTTACCGTTTACAAGGCGTTAAGATTAACGACAAACATATTGAAGTCATCGTACGTCAAATGTTGCGTCGTGTACGTGTAACCGATGCAGGTGATACAAGCTTCATCTTAGGTGAGCAAGTTGAGCGTGCGGATCTGTTGGCTGAAAATGAAGTAGTAATTGCGCAAGACAAACGTCCTGCACTGTTTGAGTATGTGTTGCTTGGTATTACTAAAGCTTCATTGTCTACAGACTCATTCATCTCAGCTGCGTCGTTCCAAGAAACAACACGCGTACTGACAGAAGCAGCAATCTTAGGTAAGCGTGATGACTTGCGTGGTCTGAAAGAAAACGTCATTGTTGGTCGTTTGATTCCAGCAGGTACTGGTCTTGCATACCACGAAGCGCGTAAGCGTGCTGCGGTTGCTGGCGGAGTTCCAAGAAATGAAACGCCAGTAATAGAGGCGGTAGCAGAAGCAGAAGAAGTGGTAGTAAATACAACAGTAGAAGTAAGTAGTGAGATAGATGCAGAATAG
- the rpsL gene encoding 30S ribosomal protein S12, with amino-acid sequence MPTINQLVRKPRVKVVTKSKVPALEACPQKRGVCTRVYTTTPKKPNSALRKVAKVRLTNGYEVISYIGGEGHNLQEHSVVLLRGGRVKDLPGVRYHMVRGSLDTAGVKDRKQSRSKYGAKRPKEAKAK; translated from the coding sequence ATGCCAACCATCAATCAGTTAGTACGTAAACCACGCGTTAAAGTGGTCACGAAGAGCAAAGTGCCTGCACTTGAAGCTTGTCCGCAGAAACGTGGTGTTTGCACTCGCGTTTATACTACAACACCTAAAAAGCCAAACTCAGCTTTACGTAAAGTGGCTAAAGTACGCCTAACCAATGGCTATGAAGTAATTAGCTACATCGGCGGTGAAGGCCATAACTTGCAAGAGCATAGCGTGGTATTGCTACGCGGTGGTCGTGTAAAAGACTTACCAGGTGTACGTTACCATATGGTGCGCGGTAGCTTGGATACTGCAGGTGTTAAAGATCGTAAGCAATCACGTTCTAAATACGGTGCTAAGCGTCCTAAAGAAGCTAAAGCTAAGTAA
- the rpsG gene encoding 30S ribosomal protein S7 — protein MPRRREVPKRHILPDPKFGSQEVSKFVNVLMTGGKKSVAERILYGAFDQVTSKTSKDALEVFTLALSNLRPLVEVKSRRVGGANYQVPVEVRPSRRSALAMRWLRDAARKRGEKSMGLRLAAELVEASEGRGSAMKKREEVHRMAEANKAFSHFRF, from the coding sequence ATGCCAAGACGTAGAGAAGTCCCCAAGCGCCACATTCTGCCAGATCCAAAATTTGGTAGCCAAGAGGTGTCTAAATTTGTAAATGTACTAATGACAGGTGGTAAAAAATCTGTTGCTGAGCGTATTTTGTATGGTGCATTTGATCAAGTGACCAGCAAAACAAGCAAAGATGCTTTAGAAGTGTTTACCCTTGCGTTATCTAACCTACGCCCATTGGTTGAGGTTAAGAGCCGCCGTGTTGGTGGTGCCAACTACCAAGTGCCAGTAGAAGTGCGTCCTAGCCGTCGTAGCGCGTTGGCGATGCGTTGGTTGCGTGATGCAGCGCGTAAGCGTGGTGAGAAATCAATGGGCTTGCGTTTAGCAGCTGAGTTGGTTGAAGCTTCAGAGGGTCGTGGTTCAGCGATGAAGAAACGTGAAGAAGTTCACCGTATGGCTGAAGCTAACAAAGCGTTCTCACATTTCCGCTTCTAA
- the fusA gene encoding elongation factor G — MARQTPINRYRNIGISAHIDAGKTTTTERILFYTGVNHKIGEVHDGAATMDWMEQEQERGITITSAATTCFWKGMAGQFDQHRINIIDTPGHVDFTIEVERSMRVLDGACMVYCAVGGVQPQSETVWRQANKYKVPRLAFVNKMDRAGANFFKVYDQMRARLKANPVPLQVPIGAEEKFEGVVDLIKMKAIFWDEASQGMKFDYRDIPAELKADCDKWRENMVEAAAEASEELMNKYLEEGDLSEADILLGLRTRTIASEIVPMMCGSAFKNKGVQAMLDKVIELMPAPTDIPDTKAEDEDGNEIRLKASDDEKFSALAFKIMTDPFVGQLIFFRVYSGVVNAGDTVYNPLKGKKERIGRIVQMHANNRVPIEEVRAGDIAAAVGLKEATTGDTLCALGAEIILERMIFPEPVIHVAVEPKTKADQEKMGVALNRLAQEDPSFRVKTDEETNQTIISGMGELHLEILVDRMRREFNVEANVGAPQVAYREAIKKSVEVEGKFVKQSGGKGQYGHVWLKMEPNEPGKGFEFIDQIKGGTVPREFIPAVEKGLRETIPSGILAGFPVVDVKVTLFDGSYHDVDSNENAFKMAASIGFKDGMRKADPILLEPMMAVEVETPEDYMGDVMGDLSSRRGMIQGMEDSPSGKVIRAEVPLAEMFGYSTVVRSLSQGRASYSMEFKHYTEAPRNVADAIINKK, encoded by the coding sequence GTGGCTCGTCAAACCCCTATTAATCGCTATCGTAACATTGGTATTTCTGCTCACATCGATGCAGGTAAAACAACTACGACAGAGCGTATTTTATTTTATACAGGCGTTAATCATAAGATTGGTGAAGTGCATGATGGCGCTGCAACCATGGACTGGATGGAGCAAGAGCAAGAGCGTGGTATTACCATTACTTCTGCTGCTACTACCTGCTTCTGGAAAGGTATGGCTGGTCAATTTGATCAACATCGCATCAATATTATTGATACCCCAGGTCACGTTGACTTTACGATTGAAGTAGAGCGTTCAATGCGTGTGCTTGATGGTGCATGTATGGTTTACTGTGCGGTAGGTGGTGTGCAGCCACAATCAGAAACTGTATGGCGTCAAGCTAATAAGTACAAAGTGCCACGCTTAGCGTTCGTTAACAAAATGGACCGTGCTGGTGCTAACTTCTTCAAAGTGTACGATCAAATGCGTGCGCGTTTGAAAGCTAACCCTGTGCCTTTACAAGTGCCAATCGGTGCTGAAGAAAAGTTCGAAGGCGTTGTCGACTTAATCAAAATGAAAGCTATCTTCTGGGATGAAGCATCTCAAGGTATGAAGTTTGATTACCGTGACATTCCTGCAGAGCTTAAAGCTGATTGCGACAAATGGCGCGAGAACATGGTTGAAGCTGCCGCTGAAGCCAGTGAAGAGTTAATGAACAAATACCTTGAAGAAGGTGACTTGTCAGAAGCTGATATTCTTTTAGGTCTACGTACACGTACGATCGCATCTGAAATCGTGCCGATGATGTGTGGTTCAGCATTTAAAAACAAAGGCGTGCAAGCTATGTTGGACAAGGTTATCGAATTGATGCCTGCGCCTACCGATATTCCAGATACAAAAGCAGAAGACGAAGATGGTAATGAAATCCGTTTGAAGGCTTCGGATGATGAGAAATTCTCAGCATTGGCATTCAAAATCATGACGGACCCATTTGTCGGTCAATTGATTTTCTTCCGCGTGTATTCAGGTGTGGTGAATGCTGGTGATACAGTGTACAACCCACTTAAAGGTAAAAAAGAGCGTATCGGTCGTATTGTGCAAATGCACGCTAATAACCGTGTGCCTATTGAAGAAGTTCGTGCAGGTGACATCGCAGCTGCGGTTGGTTTGAAAGAGGCAACAACTGGTGATACTTTATGTGCATTAGGTGCTGAAATTATCCTAGAACGTATGATTTTCCCAGAACCAGTGATTCACGTTGCTGTTGAGCCTAAAACTAAAGCTGACCAAGAAAAAATGGGTGTTGCTTTAAATCGTTTGGCACAAGAAGATCCTTCATTCCGTGTTAAAACTGATGAAGAAACAAACCAAACAATTATCTCTGGTATGGGTGAATTACACTTGGAGATTTTGGTTGACCGTATGCGTCGTGAGTTCAACGTTGAGGCTAACGTTGGTGCACCTCAAGTGGCTTACCGTGAAGCGATTAAGAAATCTGTTGAAGTTGAAGGTAAGTTTGTTAAGCAATCTGGCGGTAAAGGTCAGTATGGTCATGTTTGGTTGAAAATGGAGCCAAATGAGCCTGGTAAAGGTTTTGAGTTTATTGATCAGATTAAAGGTGGTACAGTGCCGCGTGAGTTTATCCCTGCGGTTGAAAAAGGTCTTCGTGAGACGATCCCATCTGGTATCTTGGCTGGCTTCCCTGTGGTTGACGTAAAGGTAACTTTGTTTGATGGTTCATACCATGACGTTGACTCTAACGAGAATGCGTTTAAGATGGCTGCATCAATCGGTTTCAAAGATGGTATGCGTAAAGCTGATCCAATTTTGCTTGAGCCTATGATGGCAGTAGAAGTTGAGACGCCTGAAGACTACATGGGTGATGTAATGGGTGACTTATCTTCACGTCGCGGTATGATTCAAGGCATGGAAGATAGTCCATCAGGTAAAGTGATTCGTGCGGAAGTGCCATTGGCAGAGATGTTCGGTTACTCAACTGTTGTGCGTTCACTTTCACAAGGTCGCGCTAGCTACAGCATGGAATTCAAGCACTACACAGAAGCACCAAGAAACGTGGCTGATGCCATTATTAATAAAAAATAG
- the rpsJ gene encoding 30S ribosomal protein S10, whose protein sequence is MTNQKIRIRLKAFDYRLIDQSAQEIVETAKRTGAVVKGPVPLPTRIERFDILRSPHVNKTSRDQFEIRTHQRLMDIVDPTDKTVDALMKLDLPAGVDVEIKL, encoded by the coding sequence ATGACAAACCAAAAAATCCGTATCCGTCTTAAAGCTTTTGATTATCGTTTGATTGATCAGTCAGCTCAAGAAATCGTAGAAACTGCCAAACGTACTGGCGCTGTTGTAAAAGGTCCAGTGCCATTACCAACACGTATCGAGCGTTTTGACATTTTACGTTCACCGCACGTAAACAAAACTTCACGTGACCAATTCGAAATTCGTACCCATCAACGTTTAATGGACATTGTGGATCCAACTGATAAAACAGTAGATGCATTAATGAAGTTAGATTTGCCTGCTGGTGTGGATGTTGAAATTAAGTTGTAA
- the rplC gene encoding 50S ribosomal protein L3: MSLGLIGRKVGMTRVFTEDGASVPVTVLEVVPNRVTQIKTTASDGYTGLQVAYGTRRASRINKALTGHYAKSGSAAGAGIHEFSVGDDVLANYAPGANITVDIFQVGQKVDVTGTSLGKGFAGAIKRHHFSSNRASHGNSRSHNVPGSIGMAQDPGRVFPGKRMPGHLGAVKVTTQNLEIVRVDVERNLLLIKGAIPGSKGGDVVVRPAIKEKATKAQGGSK; the protein is encoded by the coding sequence ATGAGCTTAGGGCTTATTGGTCGCAAAGTGGGTATGACCCGCGTGTTTACTGAGGATGGCGCAAGCGTTCCGGTAACCGTGTTGGAAGTTGTACCTAACCGCGTGACACAGATCAAGACGACCGCAAGCGATGGCTATACTGGCCTTCAAGTAGCTTACGGTACACGTCGTGCCAGCCGTATCAACAAAGCATTGACTGGGCATTATGCTAAGTCAGGTTCTGCTGCAGGTGCTGGTATTCATGAATTCTCAGTCGGTGACGACGTTCTAGCTAATTACGCACCTGGTGCAAATATCACAGTTGATATTTTCCAAGTAGGTCAAAAAGTTGACGTTACTGGCACATCTTTAGGTAAGGGCTTTGCTGGTGCGATTAAGCGTCACCACTTTAGTTCTAACCGTGCTTCTCATGGTAACTCACGTTCACATAACGTACCTGGCTCTATCGGTATGGCGCAAGATCCTGGTCGTGTTTTCCCGGGTAAGCGTATGCCTGGTCATTTGGGTGCTGTTAAAGTGACTACGCAGAATCTAGAAATTGTTCGTGTTGATGTAGAGCGTAACTTGCTATTGATTAAAGGTGCAATCCCTGGTTCTAAAGGTGGTGACGTCGTTGTACGTCCAGCCATTAAAGAGAAGGCTACTAAAGCACAGGGAGGTTCTAAATAA
- the rplD gene encoding 50S ribosomal protein L4: MELKLIDKNGKPAKKGVTVSEDTFGREFNEALVHQVVVGYMANARTATRAQKGRDTVAHTTHKPYAQKGTGNARAGMSSSPIWRGGGRAFPNSPNENFSHKVNRKAYRAGMQTILSELVRQERLSVVEEFSVDTPKTKALAEKIKGMGYAGGVLVLTDSFNENLYLSSRNLTNVMVVEAQFADPVSLVRFPNVVATEAAVKKLEEMLA; this comes from the coding sequence ATGGAACTTAAGCTAATAGATAAAAATGGTAAGCCAGCTAAAAAAGGCGTGACTGTATCTGAAGATACATTTGGTCGCGAATTTAACGAAGCGTTGGTGCACCAAGTTGTGGTTGGTTACATGGCAAATGCTCGTACTGCTACACGTGCTCAAAAGGGCCGTGACACAGTTGCGCATACGACACATAAACCTTATGCACAAAAAGGTACTGGTAATGCTCGTGCGGGTATGAGCTCAAGTCCTATTTGGCGCGGAGGTGGTCGTGCATTCCCTAATTCACCTAATGAAAACTTCAGCCATAAAGTAAACCGTAAGGCTTACCGTGCTGGTATGCAAACAATCTTGTCAGAATTGGTTCGTCAAGAGCGTTTAAGTGTAGTTGAAGAATTTTCTGTTGATACGCCAAAAACAAAAGCGTTGGCAGAAAAAATCAAGGGTATGGGTTATGCAGGTGGCGTGTTAGTGCTAACTGATAGCTTTAATGAGAACTTATATTTATCTTCACGTAACTTAACTAACGTAATGGTGGTTGAAGCGCAATTTGCTGACCCTGTTAGTTTGGTTCGCTTCCCTAATGTAGTTGCTACAGAAGCTGCAGTGAAGAAACTTGAGGAGATGCTAGCATGA
- the rplW gene encoding 50S ribosomal protein L23: protein MMSAITKTQDRLLQVILAPQITEKATYIADKHQQIAFKVRTDATKPEIKAAVELVFKVEVASVAVINVGGKTKRAGKNMGKRKDWKKAYVSLKPGQEINFAAGE, encoded by the coding sequence ATGATGAGCGCTATTACTAAAACTCAAGACCGTTTATTGCAAGTGATTTTAGCTCCGCAAATCACCGAAAAGGCAACTTACATTGCTGACAAGCATCAGCAAATCGCATTTAAAGTGCGTACTGATGCAACTAAACCTGAAATCAAAGCTGCTGTTGAGCTTGTTTTTAAAGTTGAAGTTGCTAGTGTTGCTGTTATTAATGTTGGCGGTAAAACTAAACGCGCTGGCAAAAATATGGGCAAGCGTAAAGACTGGAAAAAAGCTTATGTTAGCTTGAAACCAGGCCAAGAAATTAACTTCGCAGCGGGCGAATAA
- the rplB gene encoding 50S ribosomal protein L2: MALVKVKPTSPGRRGVLKVVTPDLYKGKPHAPLLESQSKNAGRNNNGHITTRHQGGGHKQHYRLIDFRRNKDGIPAKVEHIEYDPNRTAHIALLCYADGERRYIIAPRGIAAGAQLISGSDAPIKVGNAMPLRNIPVGSTIHCIELQPGKGAQLARSAGTSVQLLAREGSYAQLRLRSGEVRRVHVDCKATLGEVGNEEHSLRSIGKAGAMRWRGVRPTVRGVVMNPVDHPHGGGEGKTAAGMNPVSPWGVKTKGYRTRSSKRTDNMRVSRRPRNVR, translated from the coding sequence ATGGCATTAGTTAAAGTCAAACCAACCTCCCCGGGTCGTCGTGGCGTACTTAAGGTTGTAACACCAGACCTTTACAAAGGTAAACCACACGCACCGCTGTTGGAGAGTCAAAGTAAAAACGCAGGCCGTAATAACAACGGACATATTACAACGCGTCATCAAGGTGGTGGTCATAAACAGCATTACCGTTTAATCGACTTCCGTCGTAATAAAGATGGCATTCCAGCGAAAGTGGAGCATATTGAATATGATCCAAATCGTACAGCACACATTGCTTTGCTTTGTTATGCTGATGGTGAGCGTCGTTATATTATTGCACCACGCGGCATTGCTGCAGGTGCGCAATTAATCAGTGGTTCAGATGCGCCTATTAAAGTAGGTAATGCAATGCCATTGCGTAACATTCCAGTTGGTAGCACGATCCATTGTATCGAGCTGCAACCTGGTAAAGGTGCTCAATTAGCGCGTTCAGCTGGTACTTCAGTACAGTTGTTGGCACGTGAGGGCAGTTACGCTCAATTACGTTTACGTTCAGGTGAAGTTCGCCGCGTACACGTGGATTGCAAAGCAACTTTAGGTGAAGTGGGTAATGAAGAGCATTCACTACGTTCAATTGGTAAAGCTGGTGCTATGCGCTGGCGTGGTGTTCGCCCAACCGTTCGCGGTGTGGTGATGAACCCGGTTGATCACCCTCACGGTGGTGGTGAAGGTAAAACAGCTGCTGGTATGAATCCAGTGAGCCCATGGGGTGTTAAAACTAAGGGTTATCGTACACGTAGCAGTAAACGTACGGATAATATGCGCGTTAGTCGTCGTCCAAGGAATGTAAGGTAA
- the rpsS gene encoding 30S ribosomal protein S19 yields the protein MARSLKKGPFIDGHLAKKVEVAAATRDRKPIKTWSRRSTIFPDFIGLTIAIHNGKQHIPVLISENMVGHKLGEFALTRTFKGHAADKKAKK from the coding sequence ATGGCACGTTCACTCAAAAAAGGTCCATTTATTGATGGTCATTTGGCGAAAAAAGTAGAAGTTGCTGCGGCAACTCGCGATCGTAAACCAATTAAAACTTGGTCACGTCGTTCTACAATTTTCCCAGATTTTATCGGTCTTACTATTGCAATTCATAATGGTAAGCAACACATCCCAGTGTTGATTTCTGAAAACATGGTAGGTCACAAGCTTGGTGAGTTTGCGTTAACACGTACATTCAAAGGGCATGCAGCCGACAAGAAAGCTAAGAAGTAG
- the rplV gene encoding 50S ribosomal protein L22, translated as MQVSAILKGVHLSPQKARLVADLVRGKKVDHALNILNFTPKKGAEIIKKVVESAIANAEHNNGADIDELKVTSIYVDKGIVLKRIRPRAKGRAGRITKPTCHIHVTVGN; from the coding sequence ATGCAAGTATCTGCAATATTAAAAGGTGTGCATCTCTCTCCGCAAAAAGCTAGATTGGTGGCAGACCTTGTTCGTGGCAAGAAAGTAGATCACGCACTTAACATCTTGAACTTCACACCTAAAAAAGGTGCTGAGATCATCAAGAAAGTTGTTGAGTCTGCAATCGCTAACGCTGAACATAACAATGGAGCTGATATCGACGAATTGAAAGTTACTTCAATTTATGTTGATAAAGGCATTGTGCTTAAACGTATTCGTCCACGTGCAAAAGGTCGTGCGGGTCGTATTACTAAACCAACCTGTCACATTCATGTGACTGTCGGTAACTAA